The segment CAGAGACAGTTAAGAGACAGGACCAAGCCCATTACCCACACTCAGTGGAGCCCATTTTTCTCAATAGTTCTGAGAGAACTCTGGTCCAAGTGGATACCTGAAAGTAAGTTGATCAAGGAAAGAGAAGTAAACCTTGAGAAAAACAGAGGGAAGGTAGTTGATGGCTCCTCTTCTCCCAAAATATTCTCACCTCTTGATTTGCAAGGCTGAAACTAGAGCACTAATTTTTCATGTCCTGCTTCTGTTACTTAAAATGGTTTGAGAAATAGTTCTATTTTTGTGTAAGGTAAAGCTGCAGTCATAGAAACAACATCCCATTATAGAAAAATAGTGGTCATTTTAATGTAAAAACCAAGTTCTCTTCAGTACTTAGAGCACACAGATTCTttgatttataaaaattttaatgtaacaaCTGATTCTAAAGATTTGTAAGAGTGTGTATAAACATTCATTTTATATAGGAAAGAAATTTTGCAAGTGAGAAGAATTACTCTGAACACACTTAGGAAAATGGAAGTGGTGAGAGCATTCTATTATATTCAcctattccatttattttctcaaaatacttgaataaaaagtttaaataaagtcagcgtacacccatgttcatagcagcattttcACATAGCCGAAAGGTGGAAGCGACCCAGGTGTCCACTAACAGATACAAaaacagatacacagatacattaACAAAATGTAGAATatgcatacagtggaatattgatctgctgtaaacaaaaggaaattttgacacatactacaacacggatgaaccttaaagacatgctaagtgaaataagccagtcaccaaAGTACAAATACTGTATGAGGTACTTAgaaaagtcaaattcatagagagagAAAGTCGAGGTAGTTGCCagaagctgggggaggggagaggtgaggAGTTAATATTTAAAGGGTGCAGAGTTTCAGTTGGGGAAGATGAAGTTCTGGAGAAGGATGGTGGTGATTGTTGCTCAACAATGTACGTAATGCCATAGAAGTGTAtagttaaaaatggttaaatagctaattttttatgtatatttcaccacaattaaaaaaaggaaaaaattctcaCATGAAGTGTCCCCACCCAAATTACAAACAAAGGCGTTTGACATGTAATGGGAATGGCCTTCAGATCATACTGCTGTACTTCCCTGGGCCCTTCCCAGGGGTGATGTGGGCACAGCAGACCTTGCCTGGTGTGGACCGTTTGCAACAAGAGAAGTTGAAAACTGAGTATGATTGTTACCTGATTAAATGTCAAGCATCTTGCGTGAGGGATTTGTAGTACTAACCAAAGTTCCCTTATTCTGCCTGTAGGACAAGTGTTGGACAGCCGGAGTCAATCCCCATGGAGATTATCTTTAATAACAGATTTCTTTTGGGGAATAGCTGAGTTCCTGGTTCTGTTGTAAGTATAATAGTGCCCGTAACAGCCCTGATCCTTAAGTTAGCAGAAGTACGTTAGGTTCATTATGTTGAGTGTCTTAAACAAGGTGAGCTTTTCGGAAGCAATTcttaatttgaaaatgttttttttaatagcctGACTAGGAGAAATGAGACTCATAGCGGTAAAACTGCCCCAAACACCTCGTTTGAGTGGATATGTCAGTTGAGGTAGTAAGCTTCACCGTGCCTTCGCCTTGGTAGTGATCATTTCAACCTGCAGCCATGGGGCCAGGCCTGCCCGTTCTGATGCCAAATGGCAGTGCCTCACTTTCCCTGTACTATTCCTGAATTTGGTGTGTATGTGCGGCTTTTATTCCATATGATACAAGTAAACAAGGAGAATTaggtcttgatttttaaaaagtagtcaacatttttttaaatgaagggttAGAATTGACACAGTGACCAAAATTTAAACTTGACCATAATTTCAAACAGTTATTTGTAAATGTGTCTTTGGTCTTTCACTGTTGTTTGTTTTATGAAACTGTTCATCAACTACTAAGTCTTAACTCATCTTAAGTTTGAATATATATTTGAGTGCCTCCCAGGCAGAGgactccagggatgcaaagatgtgGGAAACAGGCCCTCCTCCACTGACTTTAATATCAGTAAATGTCTTCCTGTCACAAGAGGGGCTGTGCATGATTGTGGAAAGACATGAGAGGAAGTTATTCCAGGTgcagaaacagagaagacagcagagaagtTTGAGTATCAGGCTGTGATCTTTATGTTAATTTTATTGTACCTGTGGTTTACAAATATTAAGCTGATGGCCACATGTAGCATATATTAGGGTAAAATGGAAGAGGCAGTACCATTAAAAAGTACAATGGGACACACCATAAGTTATCCAGTGCAAAAGTTCTTTAAAGTCTCAGAAAATGTATCTACTCCatattatttattgagtattgTTTTAACTTAGTTAAATCCTCTGCAAATATTTATCCCTccacaaatgaagaaaattccatttaaatAGACTACTAAAAGTCCTGTGCCTCTAGCATACCTCAGCCCCTCCCTGCCAAGGGAACATTACGTATTCTGTTGGCAGGGGAAATGGGGGGGCAGTGGATGTGGGATACTGGGAACACAGACCGTGGGACCTGACAATTGATGTAGAGTGGAGGATGGAAGTTGGGGGTGGCTCTGGTTTCAGAGTCATTCCTAGTTTAGGAGAGTTATTAGCAAATGTGAAAGACAAGGAGTGGTGGCTTTGGCATGGAACATAGCACACTCTGTTTAGACGTGTGCTTGCATCGGATGGTGGTGGCCAGCTGCCTTCAGGACATGCGGTTTTGGTTGTCCTCTCACAGAGATGATAGATCAAACCACGGACACTTTGTATGATGTTGAAAGCGGTACTTCTGTTGTTCTCTGCTCGTTTCAGTTTCAAAACTCTGCTTCAGCAAGATGTGAAAAAGAGAAGAGGCTACGGAAGCTCCTCTGATTCCAGATATGATGATGGAAGAGGGTATAGCATTTTAAATTGATAGTAGATTATTTTACCCCTGTGTATTTTAATTAGATacgatagacagacagacatagtTAGGCTCATGAAAATTAAACGTTTAAATTCTATTTCACAAAATTAGTGCATTACTATAAATTAATCAAGTTGCCTCTGATTTAATAATCAGAGTTAATCTGGCAAAGCTAAAATGTACACCAAGTACCCTATGGGAAAAGTaaatgagaagatgaaagctggTGGCCAATGTTAAATCTCAATATTTCCAGCTGATAGTGAAACTCTCAAAAATCAAGCATCACTGGCTTGTGTCTCCCTGCAGCACAAATCAGGGGAGCCGGGTTTCAGTTGGGCATTTACAGGTGCTACTGTTCACTTCATCACAATCCTTGCTCGATTTACTTTGTTCAGGTACACTGTGTGTCTGATGCATGtaaaaatttgaatttttgaTTCCTGGCCTAAATGGTAGttcctattttaaataaaaggatcTATTtgagtggttaaaaaaaaaaacagttgaagTAATGTCTACTAAGCTGTAGAAatcaattttttcatttattaggcCACCAGGAAACCCCCCGAGAAGAATGGGTCGAATTAATCATCTGAGAGGCCCTAGTCCTCCTCCTATGGCTGGTGGATGAGGAAGGTAATTTAAAATCTGAAATTACTCTGtgaatttaattttgtaataCTTCCTGAGGAGGGTTTTCTTTAGaatttttgcctttaaaaaaaagtcattgcGTTTATTATCAAAATGTTTTTTGAGAAAGGGTTTTATAACATGTCATGATTGTTGGATTTTTCATATTGATACAAATTAATGGCTGCTAACTAATTATTGTAATGATTTCTTCCAGGTAAATGTCTGCTCTAAGAAGCAGACAACTGGACATACACATTCACGGTAGAAGGGAACCATCAAGAAATGGAGGGCTGACCGTGCCAGACAAGTCGATGAATGTGTGTGTCAAACGGATTGCTCTGTGTCCTCACAGATGAATGAGGTCGTGCTGGGAATTCCCCCCACAGGGATCTGGCAGGACTGACATGCAGTTCTATAAATGCACGCTTGTCTTCATTATCCTTTTTGTATAGTTGATGAAAGTGTTCATATAGttttaataagtaaatatttttaggtTACAAAACTGGACTTCCCATCTTTAtataattaaaacacaaaaactccaaatacaaagaaaaataaaagcttacGTACTCAGCACTATTACTGTCCCCTTTTTAAACATGAAATACAGGTTCACTGTTAATTTgttcttatttataaataaatcataCTTATTTCAGTAGTTCACATACAATATCTCTGCTCTTGAATTTCCACCTTGAAACAAATTGTCCTGTGAATTTTTAATACAAAGTGACTGATTTGCTTACCAAATAGAATTATCGGGATTTTTATAAAGCTGTAACCAACAAACCTGAGCTACAAAATGAAGATCCGCTAGGTAGTTTTAAAATCTTAGACCTCCATGCTGTCTTGACAAATGTGAATTCTAAACCGTCGCTGACGATCCTGCCTATTGGCTTCAACACCCATCTGAACGCGCTCACACTCTTTCACCAGGATGGAAGCACCCTGAGGCCACGGACTTCTGTCGTCGTGCTTTGGACAGTGACTACATGTAATTGGCATTGAAATACTtgttagaaaaaggaaaaatacaggtAATTCTACTTGATGTTTAGTAGCCAAAGTATTTAAGCATTTTTATATCCATTTAATAAGTATGTATTCAACCCTATTGGCCAGGAAAATGGGTATGTAGTGGCGTAAGATACTGTCTTCAAAGATAAGAGGCAATCCTAACTCAAAATTTTAAGGATAAGGGATAAGGAAAATAGATTTTTTGAGCACTCGAGTCTGTGTTTGACGTTTTATCTTTTACATATTAATTCTGACAAGCTGAGGAAGGTAGATAATTGCATTATCAGATACATGCAAGGGCTCGGTGAAGTAATGTATGATTGTACATATGGCTGGTGAATGGCAGGCTCCTGTCAAACCTCCTCGGGCTGTAGTGGGGTTGCTGGGGCAGAGTCGCAGTAGAGCTGGCTTCTGTGTGCATGTGATTCAGGACGTCTGTTACAGACTCTTCCTTAGGGCTTGTTCTAGAGCCCTTGCCACACTGGACATGGAGGTGTCCTGCTCTGCTCGTGACGTAGGCCACTGTAGTGCAGAGGTAGCCCCTCCACTAGCTTGTGTTTGAATCTCGTTTTTGCTGCTCAGTAGCTTTTGAGTGAATCATGTCATTCTACCCCAGTTTAGTCATCTGTAATGGGGATTAATTTCCTACCTAAGGGACGTGTCACTCGACAGTATTTAATCAACAAGTGCTTTCTGGGCACCTACCATATGCAGAAGAAACCAGCGGCAAATAAGACAAAGACCCTCTTCTCATGGAGCTTACTATCTAGTGTGGGAAACTTTCTAGTGTGGGACTGTCTTAACTACTTCATATTTTAAACCTCGACACTTGGGCATGTATGCAGGACATTGCAGGAGGACAAGACTGGAAGGAGGGCACTGGGCGAAGAGGCTGCTGTCTTCCCCCTGAGATGATAGCTTGGACTAGGCGGTGGCAGTCGGAATGAAGAAGTGGATGCATTCAGGCTAAATTTCAGAGACTGCAGGATTGGCTGATGCAGAAGGACTGAGCAGTGATGTTCACCAAGAAGGAAGTGGGAGTAGGTTTTGTGGAGTGGGGTGGAGTGGAGATCAAGGGTTGGGTTTTGAACATATTCACAAATTTACGATGCTTGGAGGACATCCAGGTGGACATTCCGAGTAGGCAGCTCCGGAAGAGCTCCGGACTGGGAATATGTATCTGGGAGTTAACGTTCACATTTACAGCCATGAAGCTGGATAAAGCCACCGCACAGATGTAGAGAGGAGCCCGACTCCAGAAAACCCTGACGCTGGGGCTCGACTGCGCACGGCCGTGCAGCATGACAGCGGGAGTAGGCTGGTGTCCGGGGCCCAGGCGAGGCCGCAAAGAGGCTCCAGCCGCCGGCGGGCCCAGCGTCAGCGACCCCCGCGGAAACCGTCCCCTCCCGCCGCGCCCCACTTGGGCGCCGCCCTCCCGTCCTCCCGGCAGGCCCCgcggcggccgccgccgccgtccCG is part of the Manis pentadactyla isolate mManPen7 chromosome 1, mManPen7.hap1, whole genome shotgun sequence genome and harbors:
- the SELENOK gene encoding selenoprotein K — translated: MVYISNGQVLDSRSQSPWRLSLITDFFWGIAEFLVLFFKTLLQQDVKKRRGYGSSSDSRYDDGRGPPGNPPRRMGRINHLRGPSPPPMAGGUGR